Proteins from a genomic interval of Brooklawnia cerclae:
- the dnaN gene encoding DNA polymerase III subunit beta, with amino-acid sequence MKIRMERDVMAEAVAWAARSLPSRPSVPILAGLLIRADAGGVTMSSFDYETSAQVSVQAQVIDEGEALVSGRLLAEIARSLPNRPVDLTSDSTRAELVCGSARFTLQMLPVADYPTLPDMPQSTGQVGSEEFSLAVNQVVVAAGRDELLPVFTGVRLEIDGETLSLLATDRYRMALKELPWRPAENNAAGAALVPARVLSEAARSMAAGETVTLALSNTDTSEGLIGLEGEGPGGVRQLTTRLLSGEFPRVRHLMDIKATVVVRCKTEDIVASVKRVALVAERNTPLRMLIQDDQIALEAATGDQAQASEAVAAEVENVAGGELALTAAGFNPHYLSDALAAVDAPYVHFSFTAAGKPCLVQGLAEIDGDPISDYKHVIMLMRLPN; translated from the coding sequence GTGAAGATTCGCATGGAACGCGATGTGATGGCCGAAGCCGTGGCCTGGGCGGCCCGCAGCCTACCGAGCCGACCCAGCGTCCCGATTCTGGCCGGCCTGCTGATCAGGGCCGACGCCGGAGGCGTGACGATGAGCAGCTTCGACTACGAGACCAGCGCCCAGGTCTCCGTGCAGGCGCAGGTCATCGACGAGGGCGAGGCCCTGGTGTCGGGGCGGCTGCTCGCCGAGATCGCGCGCAGTCTGCCGAACCGTCCCGTCGACCTCACCAGCGACTCGACCCGCGCCGAGCTCGTCTGTGGTTCGGCACGGTTCACGTTGCAGATGCTGCCGGTCGCCGATTACCCGACCCTGCCCGACATGCCCCAGTCGACCGGGCAGGTGGGCTCCGAGGAATTCTCCCTGGCGGTCAACCAGGTCGTGGTCGCGGCCGGACGCGACGAGTTGCTGCCCGTCTTCACAGGCGTCCGGTTGGAGATCGACGGCGAGACCCTCTCGCTGCTGGCCACCGACCGCTACCGCATGGCCCTCAAGGAACTGCCGTGGCGTCCGGCCGAGAACAACGCGGCCGGCGCGGCGTTGGTGCCGGCCCGCGTCCTGTCGGAGGCGGCGCGGTCGATGGCTGCGGGCGAGACCGTGACCCTGGCCCTGTCGAACACCGATACCAGTGAGGGTCTCATCGGCCTCGAGGGTGAGGGGCCCGGTGGGGTCCGACAACTGACCACTCGCCTGCTCAGCGGGGAGTTCCCGCGGGTACGGCATCTCATGGACATCAAGGCGACGGTCGTCGTGCGCTGCAAGACCGAGGACATCGTCGCGTCGGTGAAGCGCGTCGCGCTGGTCGCCGAGCGCAACACGCCGCTGCGCATGCTCATCCAGGACGATCAGATCGCGCTGGAGGCGGCCACCGGCGACCAGGCGCAGGCGTCCGAGGCCGTGGCGGCCGAGGTCGAGAACGTGGCCGGTGGCGAGCTGGCGTTGACAGCGGCGGGGTTCAACCCGCACTACCTGTCGGACGCGCTCGCGGCGGTCGACGCTCCTTATGTGCACTTCTCCTTCACCGCCGCGGGCAAGCCCTGTCTGGTTCAGGGCCTGGCCGAGATCGACGGTGACCCGATCAGCGACTACAAGCACGTCATCATGCTGATGAGGCTGCCCAACTGA